Proteins encoded within one genomic window of Jiangella mangrovi:
- a CDS encoding PLP-dependent aminotransferase family protein, translated as MSQQPSPHRKSTDAAAATGSRLDSYVDRYAKRTHGMTASEVRSLFAVASRPEVVSLAGGMPNISGLPLDVVGSLVNDLVAKRGMTALQYGSGQGDPALREQICDVMRPVGIVAHPDDVTVTVGSQQALDLVTRIFIDPGDVILAEAPSYVGALGTFRSYQASVVHVEMDDHGLVPEQLSAAIAAVRAAGKTIKFLYTIPSYHNPAGVTLTAARRAEVLEICRQADVLIIEDDPYGLLGFDGEVPRAIRADDGEQVIYLGSFSKTFAPGLRVGWALAPHAVREKLVLAAENSVLCPPAFSQLTVSEYLAGHDWMAQVKDFRETYRERRDAMLEALDDLMPEGAHWTKPSGGFYVWLTLPDGIDAKAMLPRAVTNRVAYVPGTAFFADGFGSRSMRLSYCYPTPERIREGVRRLAQVIEQEMELRATFGAWGAAQRPGLDAPGPDQS; from the coding sequence GTGAGCCAGCAGCCCAGCCCGCACCGGAAGTCGACCGACGCAGCAGCAGCCACCGGCTCACGCCTCGACTCCTACGTCGACCGCTATGCCAAGCGCACGCACGGCATGACGGCATCGGAGGTGCGTTCGCTGTTCGCCGTCGCCTCCCGGCCCGAGGTCGTGTCGCTGGCCGGCGGCATGCCGAACATCTCCGGGCTGCCCCTCGACGTCGTCGGATCGCTGGTCAACGACCTCGTGGCCAAGCGCGGCATGACGGCGCTGCAGTACGGCTCCGGTCAGGGCGACCCCGCGCTGCGTGAGCAGATCTGCGACGTCATGCGCCCCGTCGGCATCGTGGCGCACCCCGACGACGTCACCGTCACCGTCGGCTCGCAGCAGGCGCTCGACCTGGTGACCCGCATCTTCATCGATCCGGGCGACGTCATCCTGGCCGAGGCGCCGTCCTACGTCGGCGCGCTCGGGACCTTCCGGTCGTACCAGGCGTCGGTCGTGCACGTCGAGATGGACGACCACGGCCTGGTGCCCGAGCAGCTGAGCGCGGCCATCGCCGCCGTGCGTGCCGCCGGTAAGACCATCAAGTTCCTGTACACCATCCCGAGCTACCACAACCCGGCCGGCGTCACCCTGACGGCGGCGCGGCGGGCCGAGGTGCTCGAGATCTGCCGCCAGGCGGACGTGCTCATCATCGAGGACGACCCCTACGGTCTGCTGGGCTTCGACGGCGAGGTGCCGCGGGCCATCCGCGCCGACGACGGCGAGCAGGTCATCTACCTGGGCTCGTTCTCCAAGACGTTCGCGCCCGGGCTGCGCGTCGGCTGGGCCCTCGCGCCGCACGCGGTCCGCGAGAAACTGGTCCTCGCCGCAGAGAACAGCGTGCTCTGCCCGCCGGCGTTCAGCCAGCTCACGGTGTCCGAGTACCTCGCCGGCCACGACTGGATGGCACAGGTCAAGGACTTCCGCGAAACCTACCGCGAGCGCCGCGACGCCATGCTCGAGGCCTTGGACGACCTCATGCCCGAGGGCGCGCACTGGACCAAGCCCTCGGGCGGGTTCTACGTGTGGCTCACGCTGCCCGACGGCATCGATGCCAAGGCCATGCTGCCGCGCGCTGTCACCAACCGGGTCGCCTACGTGCCCGGCACGGCCTTCTTCGCCGACGGTTTCGGCTCGCGATCCATGCGGCTGTCGTACTGTTACCCGACGCCCGAACGCATCCGCGAGGGCGTGCGCCGGCTGGCTCAGGTCATCGAGCAAGAGATGGAGCTGCGAGCCACGTTCGGGGCCTGGGGAGCCGCACAGCGGCCCGGCCTCGACGCGCCGGGGCCCGACCAGAGTTGA
- a CDS encoding D-alanine--D-alanine ligase family protein, whose product MSDLGRVLVLAGGLSHERDVSLRSGRRVAEALREVGLDVEQRDADADLLTSLRQDAPDVVFPLLHGVQGEDGAIQEVLSLAGLPYVGSAPAACRMAFDKPVAKAIVRRAGIATPKSAVLSQSTFRELGAGVLLDALVARLGLPLVVKPARGGSALGTTVVRSADELPAAMVECFAYGEPALIEQWIDGTEVAVSVLDTGDGPRALPAVEIVPESGMYDYHARYTAGVTEFFVPARLSAETAAAVAEVGVAAHRTLGLSDLSRTDVIVDRDGIPWLLDVNVAPGMTETSLLPQSVQAAGLDLGVLAHELLAAAVRRRQNAD is encoded by the coding sequence ATGAGTGATCTCGGCCGCGTTCTCGTCCTCGCCGGCGGCCTCTCGCACGAGCGCGACGTCTCGCTGCGCTCAGGGCGACGGGTCGCCGAGGCACTGCGCGAGGTGGGTCTCGACGTCGAACAGCGCGACGCCGACGCCGACCTGCTGACATCGCTGCGCCAGGACGCCCCTGACGTCGTCTTCCCGCTGCTGCACGGCGTGCAGGGCGAGGACGGCGCCATCCAGGAGGTGCTGTCGCTGGCCGGGCTGCCCTACGTGGGCTCGGCACCGGCAGCCTGCCGCATGGCGTTCGACAAGCCGGTGGCCAAGGCCATCGTCCGGCGCGCCGGCATCGCGACGCCGAAGTCCGCGGTGCTGTCGCAGTCGACGTTCCGCGAGCTGGGGGCCGGCGTGCTGCTCGACGCGCTGGTCGCCCGGCTCGGGTTGCCGCTGGTCGTGAAGCCGGCCCGCGGCGGCTCCGCCCTGGGCACGACGGTGGTCCGCTCGGCCGACGAGCTGCCCGCGGCCATGGTCGAGTGCTTCGCGTACGGCGAGCCGGCGCTCATCGAGCAGTGGATCGACGGCACCGAGGTGGCCGTGTCCGTGCTCGACACCGGCGACGGCCCGCGAGCACTCCCGGCGGTCGAGATCGTGCCCGAGTCCGGCATGTACGACTATCACGCCCGATACACCGCCGGCGTGACGGAGTTCTTCGTGCCCGCACGACTGTCGGCCGAGACGGCCGCCGCGGTCGCCGAGGTCGGCGTCGCGGCACACCGCACGCTGGGCCTCAGCGACCTGTCGCGCACCGACGTCATCGTCGACCGCGACGGCATCCCGTGGTTGCTGGACGTCAACGTCGCACCAGGAATGACGGAAACGTCGCTGCTGCCCCAGTCGGTCCAGGCAGCCGGGCTCGACCTCGGCGTCCTCGCGCACGAACTGCTCGCAGCCGCCGTGAGGCGACGACAGAACGCCGACTGA